A stretch of Parachlamydia sp. AcF125 DNA encodes these proteins:
- a CDS encoding NUDIX hydrolase, producing MEIPHIEAVYIGKRFSVCHAGIADKCGKLVTCEAIIHPGTMVILPIVGASHMIMIWNARIIVGKILWELPAVIVEPKESPLETAYRKLAEETGYQASQISFLTSFYSSPGIRDEKMFIYAAHDLRHRGQNLDDTEKISVEILSWKQILEWIKNASYQFSYLG from the coding sequence ATGGAAATTCCCCATATCGAAGCGGTTTATATAGGTAAGAGATTTTCGGTATGCCATGCTGGAATAGCGGACAAATGCGGGAAATTGGTCACATGTGAGGCGATTATTCATCCGGGAACCATGGTCATCTTGCCCATTGTAGGCGCATCACATATGATCATGATTTGGAATGCTCGGATTATTGTAGGAAAAATCTTGTGGGAGCTTCCTGCCGTTATTGTAGAGCCTAAAGAATCGCCGCTAGAAACTGCCTATCGGAAACTCGCTGAGGAGACTGGCTATCAAGCTTCGCAAATTTCTTTCTTAACTTCTTTTTATAGCAGCCCGGGGATACGCGATGAAAAAATGTTTATCTATGCAGCCCATGATTTGAGGCATAGGGGCCAAAACTTGGATGATACAGAGAAGATTTCTGTGGAAATCCTATCTTGGAAGCAAATTCTTGAATGGATTAAAAATGCTAGCTATCAATTCAGTTATTTAGGATAA
- a CDS encoding F-box-like domain-containing protein, which yields MTVSINRDFLSLPCELQLQILQELNPKDLLIAGLVCKNLKNLTDHSSVWKHHFLRSWKKISCSENIKFGKNWKQIVKKRHETTKKVRANKGEKIKDAFKHTTYKLPEFVTPETCDLTVENKFVFIKINQGSSQLYRLEKDSCQLVFNNCKDENSLLIHCYDEHIMQLTPQGHLYRWNMAEERPLRPIACLKNFEEAYFDQNFLLLVWPHRKQFVIVNAENGTIFCESISFPSAIQSLIYRNHQALIQCMDGSFYFFNSHAEDSSQKASFTMLEGGIPFPLSKHLVRFDKKRVIVLGEDGLLRSCKVWDADTGKTVFAGELKPIYLDKMRGMQRKIITALEYNGEQFAVGFNSGDIILYNPDNGASIVEAICFFSAIRQIYLEKERFVGIPEIFGRLIFRNTSEAYKTHGCVYPNRPEGFPDYNFNLAGTFYNERKFAVCSRDGWLDIWDFAKKTSPKIII from the coding sequence ATGACAGTTTCTATAAATCGTGATTTCTTATCCTTACCATGTGAGTTACAATTACAAATTCTTCAAGAATTAAACCCGAAAGATCTTTTAATTGCTGGTTTAGTTTGTAAGAATTTAAAAAATTTAACTGACCACTCTTCAGTATGGAAACATCATTTTCTTCGAAGCTGGAAAAAAATAAGCTGCTCAGAAAATATCAAATTTGGAAAAAACTGGAAGCAAATTGTTAAAAAAAGGCATGAAACAACAAAAAAGGTGCGAGCCAACAAAGGCGAAAAGATCAAGGATGCTTTCAAACATACCACTTATAAATTGCCCGAATTTGTTACTCCTGAAACCTGTGATTTGACAGTCGAAAATAAATTCGTCTTTATAAAAATAAATCAAGGCTCTAGTCAATTATATCGCCTTGAAAAGGACAGCTGCCAGCTCGTCTTCAATAATTGCAAAGATGAAAATTCTCTTTTAATTCATTGCTACGATGAACATATCATGCAGCTCACGCCTCAAGGACATCTCTATCGTTGGAATATGGCAGAAGAGCGCCCATTGCGACCCATTGCCTGTTTAAAAAACTTTGAGGAAGCTTATTTTGACCAAAATTTTCTCTTGTTAGTTTGGCCCCATCGTAAACAATTTGTGATTGTAAACGCAGAAAATGGGACGATATTTTGCGAATCCATTTCTTTTCCTTCTGCAATTCAATCTCTTATTTATCGCAATCACCAGGCTTTGATTCAATGTATGGATGGGTCTTTTTATTTTTTTAATAGCCATGCAGAAGACAGCTCTCAAAAGGCTTCTTTTACTATGTTGGAAGGCGGTATCCCGTTTCCTCTGTCTAAGCATCTTGTGCGTTTTGATAAAAAGCGTGTGATTGTTTTAGGCGAGGATGGCCTTTTACGCTCATGTAAGGTGTGGGACGCAGATACCGGTAAAACTGTATTTGCAGGGGAATTGAAACCTATTTATTTAGATAAAATGCGCGGGATGCAAAGAAAAATTATAACAGCTTTAGAGTATAACGGTGAACAATTCGCTGTGGGATTTAATTCGGGCGATATCATTTTATATAATCCAGATAATGGTGCTAGTATTGTGGAAGCTATTTGCTTTTTTAGTGCAATTCGGCAAATTTACCTCGAAAAAGAGCGTTTTGTTGGAATACCAGAAATATTCGGAAGACTTATATTTAGGAATACTTCGGAAGCATACAAGACACACGGCTGCGTCTATCCTAATAGGCCCGAAGGTTTTCCTGATTATAATTTTAACCTAGCAGGAACCTTTTATAACGAGCGCAAATTCGCTGTATGCAGCAGGGATGGCTGGTTAGATATCTGGGATTTTGCCAAGAAAACTTCTCCTAAAATTATTATTTAG
- a CDS encoding NUDIX hydrolase encodes MHESPSHPFMEIPHTEAVYAGRRFSVYHAEIADKHGKLVKREAIIHPGAVVILPIVDESHVVMIRNERIIVGKTLWELPAGTLEPKESPLEAAYRELAEETGYQASQISFLTSFYSSAGICDEKMFIYAARDLRHVGQKLDDTEKISVEILSWKQILDWIRAGTIQDGKTLATLLFYKVYCF; translated from the coding sequence ATGCACGAATCCCCTTCTCACCCTTTTATGGAAATTCCTCATACCGAGGCAGTTTATGCAGGCAGGCGATTTTCAGTATACCATGCTGAAATAGCGGATAAACACGGAAAATTAGTCAAACGGGAGGCGATTATACACCCTGGAGCTGTGGTCATCTTGCCTATTGTAGATGAATCCCATGTGGTCATGATCCGGAATGAGCGGATTATTGTAGGAAAAACCTTATGGGAGCTTCCTGCGGGTACCTTAGAGCCTAAAGAATCCCCGCTAGAAGCTGCCTATCGGGAACTTGCTGAGGAGACAGGTTATCAAGCTTCGCAGATTTCCTTCTTAACTTCTTTTTATAGCAGCGCGGGGATATGTGATGAAAAAATGTTTATCTATGCAGCCCGCGATTTGAGGCATGTGGGCCAAAAATTGGATGATACGGAGAAGATTTCCGTAGAAATCCTATCTTGGAAGCAAATTCTTGATTGGATTAGAGCGGGGACTATCCAAGATGGAAAAACCCTTGCAACGCTTCTTTTTTATAAAGTTTATTGCTTTTAA
- a CDS encoding DUF423 domain-containing protein, with protein MHLFSSPKIFILLGALFALIAVSMGSFGAHYLKNRLAADALAIFEIGVRYQMYHALGLILIGIVYLLFPAFALIMGGYCLAVGILVFSGSLYALAYTGAKWWGAVTPIGGITLLIGWLFFLIGVCKGA; from the coding sequence ATGCATCTTTTTTCATCTCCAAAAATTTTCATTTTACTGGGAGCACTTTTTGCTTTGATAGCAGTGTCAATGGGTTCATTTGGAGCCCATTATCTGAAAAATCGCCTTGCAGCTGATGCTTTAGCAATATTTGAAATTGGAGTTCGCTACCAGATGTATCATGCGTTAGGGCTCATTTTAATCGGGATTGTTTATTTACTTTTTCCTGCGTTTGCCTTAATCATGGGTGGGTACTGCTTGGCTGTGGGGATTTTAGTTTTTTCTGGCAGTTTGTATGCTTTAGCATACACAGGGGCGAAATGGTGGGGCGCAGTGACCCCCATAGGAGGGATAACACTGCTTATCGGTTGGCTATTTTTCTTAATAGGAGTTTGCAAAGGAGCATGA
- a CDS encoding class I SAM-dependent rRNA methyltransferase: MKQKRVILKPGKEKAILHHHHWIFSGAIASSPSYENGEILPVYASNQTLLGQAYFNKHSSIAGRMVAFGEVQAENALRENLERAIQFRKRWFQGQSTTAYRLVNGEGDCLPGLIVDQYADNLVLQISTLGMERLKGVIVSELERLLSPQLIYEKSLLPSRKEEGLEPFQGVLKGHFSKEVEILENGLRFKVSLVHGQKTGFFLDHREMRQQIRQLALQKRVLNCFSYTGGFSVYAAAGGAKRVDSVDISEKAIQDAKINMKLNPAQCTTEFYCEDVFEFLRSSKLDYDLVILDPPAFAKKKSDQISACRAYKDINRLAMQKMPRGSLLLTSSCSYFVDENLFQKVVFQACEEAKRSAKIIGRHHLAPDHPVNLAHPEGDYLKSLLLFLN, from the coding sequence ATGAAACAAAAACGGGTGATATTAAAGCCAGGTAAGGAAAAAGCCATTCTTCACCATCATCATTGGATTTTTTCAGGAGCAATTGCCTCAAGCCCTTCCTATGAAAATGGAGAAATTCTCCCTGTCTACGCCTCCAACCAGACTTTATTGGGGCAAGCTTATTTTAATAAACACTCTTCCATAGCCGGTAGAATGGTTGCTTTTGGGGAAGTACAAGCAGAAAATGCGCTTCGGGAAAACCTTGAACGGGCGATTCAATTCCGCAAGAGGTGGTTTCAGGGACAGAGTACCACGGCCTATCGTTTAGTGAATGGAGAAGGGGATTGTCTACCAGGCTTAATTGTAGACCAATACGCAGACAATCTGGTGCTTCAAATTTCTACCCTCGGAATGGAAAGATTAAAAGGCGTGATTGTCTCGGAGCTAGAAAGGCTTCTTTCCCCGCAGCTTATTTATGAAAAATCCCTGCTTCCTTCCCGCAAAGAAGAAGGGCTGGAACCTTTTCAAGGAGTCTTAAAAGGGCATTTTTCTAAAGAAGTTGAAATCCTTGAAAATGGGCTTCGCTTTAAAGTTTCCCTTGTGCATGGGCAAAAAACAGGCTTTTTTCTTGACCATCGGGAAATGCGCCAACAAATCCGTCAATTAGCTTTGCAAAAGCGGGTGTTAAATTGTTTTAGCTATACAGGTGGCTTTAGTGTCTACGCTGCAGCTGGAGGGGCCAAAAGGGTGGATTCGGTGGATATCTCTGAAAAAGCTATTCAAGACGCTAAAATCAATATGAAGCTTAATCCTGCCCAATGTACAACCGAATTTTATTGTGAAGATGTGTTTGAATTTTTGCGCAGTTCCAAGCTGGATTATGATTTAGTGATCCTGGATCCTCCCGCCTTTGCCAAGAAAAAAAGCGATCAAATTTCTGCCTGCCGAGCTTACAAAGATATTAATCGCTTAGCTATGCAAAAAATGCCAAGGGGCTCGTTGCTTTTAACAAGCTCTTGCTCATACTTTGTCGATGAGAATTTATTTCAAAAAGTGGTCTTTCAGGCCTGTGAAGAGGCTAAAAGAAGCGCAAAAATTATCGGGCGTCACCATTTAGCTCCTGATCATCCTGTTAACCTGGCCCATCCGGAAGGAGATTACCTTAAAAGCCTGCTTCTTTTTTTAAATTAA
- a CDS encoding alpha/beta fold hydrolase — protein sequence MNNLFTATQLNAQLLRTISYTYCEGADIGECLSTAEHIKESEWDSWYENWLQTAQRIEQSAETSKAAGNLISARQAYLRASNYYRTAFFFLHGQPVDPRLVQAYQSHIETFAKAAELFSHPVEAVRIPFENTSLPGYFYRADSSDVKRPVIIVNGGNDTTQQECYLTFANAALKRGYHVLCFDGPGQGESLIKENLYMRPDWEKVISPVVDFLIKQPEVKSNAIILIGLSWGGWLAARAAAFEHRLAGLIANPGQFDALENIKKSCPELTTLLDHDENLYLEKFMAQALANPFMAFKFKSKMWVHGVESPVELLRAWQAYNLAGISQNIRCPSLILNAENEQYCPGQAEELYETLTCPKDYFLFPSSEGAGEHCAAGALSFFHQKAFDWLEQLLAPHFPLPPTENEPLYSM from the coding sequence ATGAATAATCTTTTTACTGCTACCCAGCTAAATGCTCAACTACTTAGAACCATTTCTTATACCTATTGCGAAGGAGCCGATATTGGCGAATGCTTATCTACCGCAGAACATATTAAAGAAAGCGAGTGGGACAGCTGGTATGAAAACTGGCTGCAAACAGCTCAGAGGATAGAGCAGTCGGCCGAGACTTCCAAAGCTGCCGGAAATTTGATTAGCGCGCGTCAAGCTTACCTACGCGCTTCTAATTACTACCGGACAGCCTTTTTTTTCTTACACGGCCAGCCTGTAGACCCTCGTTTAGTCCAGGCTTATCAATCCCACATTGAAACCTTCGCGAAAGCAGCAGAGCTCTTTTCCCATCCGGTTGAAGCTGTCCGTATCCCTTTTGAAAACACTTCTCTGCCTGGATATTTTTACCGAGCCGATTCTTCGGATGTAAAACGGCCGGTGATTATTGTAAACGGAGGAAATGATACCACTCAACAAGAATGCTATTTAACTTTTGCAAATGCCGCTTTAAAAAGAGGTTATCACGTTTTATGCTTTGACGGTCCAGGCCAAGGAGAATCTCTCATTAAAGAAAACCTCTACATGAGACCTGATTGGGAAAAGGTGATTTCCCCCGTTGTCGATTTCCTCATCAAACAACCAGAAGTTAAATCAAATGCGATTATACTCATCGGTTTAAGCTGGGGAGGATGGCTCGCTGCACGCGCTGCGGCCTTTGAACACAGGCTAGCGGGGCTGATTGCAAATCCAGGCCAATTTGATGCGCTTGAAAACATTAAAAAAAGCTGTCCCGAATTGACAACCCTGCTTGATCACGATGAAAACCTTTATTTGGAAAAATTTATGGCTCAAGCCCTGGCAAACCCTTTCATGGCTTTTAAATTTAAAAGCAAAATGTGGGTACATGGTGTAGAATCGCCCGTTGAGCTATTGCGCGCTTGGCAGGCATATAATTTAGCAGGGATTTCTCAAAACATCCGCTGCCCCTCCCTCATTTTGAACGCAGAGAATGAGCAATATTGTCCAGGGCAAGCAGAAGAACTTTATGAAACGCTCACCTGCCCTAAAGATTACTTTTTATTCCCCAGCTCCGAAGGCGCAGGCGAGCACTGCGCAGCAGGAGCACTCTCTTTTTTCCACCAAAAAGCCTTTGATTGGCTGGAGCAGCTTCTAGCTCCCCATTTTCCCCTCCCCCCAACTGAGAACGAGCCTCTTTATTCGATGTAA
- the ribD gene encoding bifunctional diaminohydroxyphosphoribosylaminopyrimidine deaminase/5-amino-6-(5-phosphoribosylamino)uracil reductase RibD → MSVEVAFMDRALALAMQARFLSPPNPWVGAVIVNAGKIVGEGFTQIPGSAHAEIIALQQARKLAENSTLYVTLEPCAHFGRTPPCIKAIIQAKVAHVVIALEDPDPQVQGKGIQQLKEAGILVSVGIRQQKAAELLEPYLFQRKTGRPFCIAKAAISLDGRIAASDYSSKWITNELAREDAQKLRAESQAILIGCGTAKHDRPHLTVRAFSPPPHTPPLRVVLDSRGSLTDPSSPLFNIHLAPTWILTTSDCPQKVRELWHEHGVKSFVLSKAKNGEGVDLNEAMETLGSRGILQVLIEGGATVLGQFMREQLIQALHLYVGPKILGYDGIPLFGSYSPKTLINAPQFQLKETKRLGDCVYLHYRR, encoded by the coding sequence ATGTCGGTTGAGGTCGCCTTTATGGATCGCGCTTTAGCTTTAGCTATGCAAGCGCGATTTCTTTCTCCGCCTAATCCCTGGGTAGGGGCTGTCATTGTCAATGCAGGCAAAATTGTGGGGGAAGGTTTTACCCAAATCCCCGGATCAGCCCATGCGGAGATCATCGCTTTGCAGCAGGCCCGAAAGCTGGCTGAAAATAGCACCCTGTACGTGACGCTTGAGCCGTGTGCCCATTTTGGAAGAACGCCTCCTTGTATAAAGGCCATTATCCAAGCTAAAGTGGCCCATGTGGTGATCGCTTTAGAAGACCCCGACCCTCAAGTCCAAGGAAAAGGGATCCAACAGCTTAAAGAAGCAGGGATCTTAGTCAGTGTGGGAATTAGACAACAAAAAGCCGCCGAGCTATTAGAGCCTTACCTTTTTCAACGCAAAACAGGCCGACCGTTTTGCATCGCCAAGGCAGCGATTAGCCTGGATGGAAGAATCGCAGCTTCCGATTACAGTTCAAAATGGATCACGAATGAGTTAGCAAGGGAAGATGCTCAAAAACTTCGAGCCGAGTCACAAGCGATTTTAATTGGTTGCGGCACAGCCAAGCATGATCGCCCTCATCTGACAGTGCGCGCATTCTCTCCTCCCCCCCATACCCCCCCTCTTCGGGTTGTTCTAGATAGCCGAGGCTCGTTAACAGATCCCTCCTCTCCCCTATTTAACATCCACTTAGCCCCTACCTGGATTTTAACGACAAGCGATTGTCCTCAAAAGGTGCGCGAGTTGTGGCACGAGCATGGAGTAAAATCGTTTGTTTTGTCAAAAGCGAAAAATGGGGAGGGGGTTGACTTAAATGAAGCAATGGAGACACTAGGAAGTAGGGGAATTTTGCAAGTGTTAATTGAAGGCGGTGCAACTGTACTGGGGCAATTTATGCGCGAGCAACTTATCCAAGCCCTCCACCTCTATGTAGGTCCTAAAATACTAGGCTATGATGGTATTCCCCTGTTTGGCAGCTATTCTCCTAAAACCCTGATTAACGCTCCGCAATTTCAATTAAAAGAAACAAAACGTTTGGGCGATTGCGTCTATTTGCATTATCGGAGGTAA
- the acs gene encoding acetate--CoA ligase produces MADSNLPYLENLMKEKRFFSPSKEFRQTAWIKNEEEYQALYQRSLSDPDSFWLEQADALTWAKKPSVAGKHTWDSEQRLIQHTWFEDGNLNVSVNCLDRHLTSSTSDKIAILWQGESDEEVRKITYRELHREVCQFASVLQRKGIQKGDRVCLYLPMIPELAIAMLACARIGAIHSVVFGGFSAEALIHRINDASCKCVVTSNVSLRGGKEIFLKNTIDKALELCPTVEHVIVVKRNHTPCFMKEKRDYWYHEEMASASSDCPPVILKAEDPLFILYTSGSTGKPKGVVHTQAGYLLYAALTHRYVFNIHEEDVYWCTADIGWVTGHSYVIYGPLANGSTSLMFEGMPTYPDAGRYWQVIDKHKVTVFYTSPTAIRTLICLGQEFPQKYDLTSLRLLGTVGEPINPESWMWFYENIGNKRCPIEDTWWQTETGGIMIAPFPACFGLKPGSAGRPFFGIEPVVLRSDGTPCHLHEGGSLCIKKPWPGIMRTTWGDHQRFVSSYFTTFKNLYFTGDGCHIDSDGDYWLLGRLDDVVNISGHRIGTAEVESALTSFPSVAEAAVVPFPHSIKGQGLEAFVTLVDGISPTAALKQFLCEHVKQVIGAIAVPERIQFAKTLPKTRSGKIMRRILRKIAENDLENFGDLSTLSDPQVISELLKARGDLAHVG; encoded by the coding sequence ATGGCTGATTCTAATCTTCCCTATCTCGAAAATTTAATGAAAGAGAAACGCTTTTTTTCTCCTTCAAAAGAGTTCCGGCAAACTGCCTGGATAAAAAATGAGGAAGAATACCAGGCTCTTTACCAGAGGTCATTGTCTGATCCAGATTCGTTCTGGCTTGAACAGGCAGATGCATTGACTTGGGCAAAGAAGCCCTCTGTTGCTGGAAAGCATACGTGGGATTCAGAGCAACGTTTAATCCAACACACCTGGTTTGAAGATGGAAATTTAAATGTCAGTGTGAATTGCTTAGATCGACATTTGACTTCATCTACGTCTGATAAAATAGCCATTCTGTGGCAGGGCGAGAGCGACGAAGAAGTTCGAAAAATCACCTATAGAGAGCTTCATCGAGAAGTTTGCCAATTTGCCTCCGTCCTTCAAAGAAAGGGAATCCAAAAAGGGGATCGAGTCTGTTTATATTTACCTATGATTCCTGAACTAGCCATTGCGATGCTTGCATGTGCCCGCATTGGAGCTATTCACTCGGTCGTTTTTGGTGGCTTTAGCGCCGAGGCCCTTATTCACCGCATCAATGACGCCTCGTGTAAATGCGTGGTGACTTCCAATGTTTCCTTGCGCGGTGGAAAAGAGATTTTCTTGAAGAATACAATCGATAAAGCTTTAGAATTATGCCCCACTGTCGAGCACGTGATCGTAGTAAAACGAAATCACACCCCTTGCTTCATGAAAGAAAAACGGGATTATTGGTATCATGAGGAAATGGCGTCAGCCTCATCCGATTGTCCACCTGTTATTTTAAAGGCAGAAGATCCCCTTTTTATTCTGTACACTTCTGGCTCAACAGGAAAACCCAAAGGAGTGGTGCATACGCAGGCCGGATACCTTCTGTATGCCGCTTTAACCCACCGCTATGTATTTAACATCCATGAGGAGGATGTCTACTGGTGTACAGCTGACATTGGCTGGGTGACGGGACATAGCTATGTGATATACGGCCCTTTAGCAAACGGCTCCACCTCCCTCATGTTCGAAGGGATGCCCACTTACCCTGATGCGGGTAGGTATTGGCAGGTGATTGATAAGCACAAGGTCACGGTGTTTTATACCTCCCCCACAGCCATTCGCACCTTAATTTGCTTAGGACAAGAGTTCCCCCAAAAATACGACCTGACTTCCCTTCGTTTACTAGGCACGGTGGGAGAGCCCATTAATCCTGAATCTTGGATGTGGTTTTACGAAAACATTGGAAATAAGCGGTGCCCGATTGAAGATACTTGGTGGCAAACAGAAACAGGGGGAATTATGATTGCTCCTTTTCCAGCTTGCTTTGGGTTAAAACCTGGAAGCGCAGGGCGTCCATTTTTTGGCATCGAGCCTGTCGTATTGCGCTCAGATGGCACCCCTTGCCACTTGCATGAAGGAGGAAGCCTTTGCATTAAAAAACCTTGGCCTGGAATCATGCGAACCACATGGGGAGATCATCAACGCTTTGTTAGCTCCTATTTTACAACTTTTAAAAACCTTTATTTTACAGGGGATGGCTGCCACATCGATTCGGATGGGGATTATTGGTTGCTGGGCCGATTAGATGACGTAGTCAATATCTCGGGTCATCGCATTGGGACAGCTGAAGTTGAGAGCGCTTTAACAAGCTTTCCCTCTGTCGCTGAAGCTGCCGTAGTCCCCTTTCCTCATTCCATTAAAGGGCAAGGATTAGAAGCTTTTGTCACCCTGGTAGACGGCATTTCCCCCACTGCTGCCCTCAAGCAATTTTTATGTGAACATGTTAAACAAGTCATAGGTGCCATTGCTGTGCCCGAGCGAATCCAATTTGCCAAAACTTTACCTAAAACACGCTCAGGAAAAATCATGCGACGGATTCTCCGCAAAATTGCAGAAAATGACTTAGAAAATTTTGGCGATCTCTCCACTTTATCTGATCCTCAAGTGATTTCAGAGTTACTAAAAGCACGAGGAGATCTCGCGCATGTCGGTTGA
- a CDS encoding peptidylprolyl isomerase — translation MKTQLFRIALALFICGTPLGFATPEELKTMENKAEKEVVIMATSLGEIKLELFSKEAPLTVKNFLDYVESEFYDHTIFHRVIDGFMIQGGGFTKEFQQKPTKAPIKNEAGNNLSNKRGTIAMARTSEPNSATAQFFINVADNHFLDHRGETPRDFGYCVFGQVISGMNVVDQIRQVKTGSYAGHSDVPKETVEIISVRKESK, via the coding sequence ATGAAAACGCAGTTGTTTCGCATCGCCTTGGCATTATTCATCTGTGGCACACCATTAGGCTTCGCCACACCTGAGGAGTTAAAAACAATGGAAAATAAAGCAGAAAAAGAAGTCGTGATTATGGCAACTTCTTTGGGAGAAATTAAATTGGAGCTCTTTTCAAAAGAAGCCCCTCTTACCGTAAAAAACTTCTTAGACTATGTCGAGTCGGAATTTTATGATCATACCATTTTTCACCGCGTTATCGATGGATTTATGATTCAGGGGGGAGGATTTACAAAAGAATTCCAGCAAAAGCCCACTAAAGCTCCTATCAAAAATGAAGCGGGGAATAACCTTTCTAATAAGCGAGGAACGATCGCGATGGCACGTACTTCAGAGCCAAATAGTGCCACTGCCCAATTCTTTATTAATGTGGCAGACAATCATTTTCTAGACCACCGGGGTGAAACGCCTCGCGACTTTGGCTATTGCGTTTTTGGACAGGTGATTAGCGGGATGAATGTGGTAGACCAGATTCGCCAAGTGAAAACCGGTTCTTATGCTGGTCACAGTGATGTGCCTAAAGAAACGGTGGAAATTATCAGCGTCAGAAAAGAGTCCAAATAA
- a CDS encoding CPBP family intramembrane glutamic endopeptidase, with amino-acid sequence MEGVIQETILPHAGAIAFFFLATLIVNGIAYFWGFYSLPGDEDPFFLDRSPLSFLKLVGVFAVFLGVNALITVLLRAYLLLKMGVPILKEAPLEEALPPHFLGWMDLLFILSSVSGILFYSYIWGPDTWEALAGKQGLSVVSRGLRDFGRGILTLFICYPLIILFNEILEVFFEIFHIPAVEQAPVEKIMAVRENGALFLVTSLSVLILVPFAEEILFRGYLQTWIKQKLGRFWTIGLTSLVFALFHYAERQGIRNIQFVGVLFIFSCFLGFIKERQQSIWAPFGLHLAFNSIALAAIYLKV; translated from the coding sequence GTGGAGGGGGTCATTCAAGAAACAATTCTTCCTCATGCAGGAGCAATCGCCTTCTTTTTTCTCGCCACTTTAATCGTAAATGGGATCGCTTATTTTTGGGGATTTTATAGCTTACCTGGAGATGAGGATCCCTTTTTTTTGGATCGCTCGCCCCTTTCCTTTTTAAAATTAGTGGGGGTTTTTGCGGTTTTCTTAGGCGTAAATGCGCTCATAACGGTGCTTTTGCGCGCTTATCTTTTACTAAAAATGGGCGTGCCTATTTTAAAAGAGGCTCCCCTAGAGGAAGCATTACCGCCCCATTTCTTAGGCTGGATGGACCTTCTGTTTATTTTGTCGAGTGTAAGTGGTATTCTTTTTTACAGCTATATTTGGGGACCTGACACTTGGGAGGCCCTAGCCGGAAAACAGGGACTAAGCGTTGTCTCACGGGGGTTACGTGATTTTGGAAGAGGGATTTTAACCCTTTTTATTTGCTACCCTTTAATCATCCTTTTTAATGAAATTCTGGAAGTGTTTTTTGAAATTTTTCACATCCCAGCTGTGGAACAAGCCCCTGTGGAAAAAATTATGGCGGTTAGAGAAAATGGGGCTCTTTTTCTTGTGACAAGCTTGTCCGTTTTAATTTTGGTCCCGTTTGCAGAAGAAATTTTATTTAGAGGTTATTTGCAAACATGGATCAAACAAAAGCTGGGGAGATTTTGGACGATTGGATTGACCTCTTTGGTTTTTGCTCTTTTCCATTATGCAGAGAGGCAAGGTATTCGAAATATTCAATTTGTGGGAGTCCTTTTTATCTTTTCATGTTTTTTAGGTTTCATCAAAGAGCGGCAACAATCTATTTGGGCTCCTTTTGGCCTTCATTTGGCCTTTAATTCAATTGCTTTAGCGGCCATTTATTTAAAAGTATGA